A segment of the Saccopteryx leptura isolate mSacLep1 chromosome 11, mSacLep1_pri_phased_curated, whole genome shotgun sequence genome:
tcagcggtagagcgtcggcctagcgtgcggaggacccgggttcgattcccggccagggcacacgggagaggcgcccatttgcttctccacccctccgccgcgctttcctctctgtctctctcttcccctcccgcagccgaggctccattggagcaaggatggcccgggcgctggggatggctccttggcctctgccccaggcgctagagtggctctggtcgcaacatggcgacgcccaggatgggcagagcatcgccccctggtgggcagagcgtcgcccctggtgggtgtgccgggtggatcccggtcgggcgcatgcgggagtctgtctgactgtctctccctgtttccagcttcagaaaaatgaaaagaaaaaaaaaaaaaacaaaaaaaaaaaactgaaaatagaactaccttatgacccagcaatccttctactgggtatatacccccaaaactcagaaacattgatacgtaaagacacatgcagccccatgttcattgcagcattgttcacagtggccaggacatggaaacaatcaaaaagcccttcaatagatgactggataaagaagatgtggcacatatacactatggaatactactcagccataagaaatgatgacatcggatcatttacagcaaaatggtgggatcttgataacatgatacgaagtgaaataagtaaatcagaaaaaaccaggaactgcattattccatacgtaggtgggacataaaagtgaaactaagagacattgataagagtgtggtggttgggggggggggaggggggaaagggagagggaaaaggggagggggaggggcacaaagaaaactagatagaaggtgacagaggacaatctgactttgggtgatgggtatgcaacataattgaacgacaagataacctggacttgttatctttgaatatatgtatcctgatttattgatgtcgccccattaaaaaaataaaattatttaaaaaaaaaaaaaagaatctgtagtTTTTATAGGCCAAGGTTGAGGCCTAGTAGAGGGCTCAGAGGAGCCTGGCTAAAGTTTGATCAAGCAGAGAATGTTTTTCACTGAGTAATTTTAAGACAggctatttcattttataaaaaaaaattatttgtcaaagcctccatttcttcctctgtaaaatagggatattaACATCTCATACAGCTCTTGGGAGCATCTAGGATGGCACTGTCCAACAGGAATATGATTCAAGCCTCACATGTATGATCAATGTCCTCACAACCccgttttttaaaaagtagaagtaaacaaaattaatgttaatttaatttatttacccaATATATTTCAAGTATCATTTCAACAGGTAATCTACATTTTTTAACTATTGGGAGGTTTCTACAATCTGGTTTTTGTTGTAAATCTTTGAAATCGATGTGTGGTTTACACTTAAAGCACCACAATTCGGTGCCACATTTCAAGCATTCAACATCACACGTGGCTCTTGTATTGGACAGCACTGGTCTTGACAGCTAAGCAGACGGGCCTTGCTGATGTAGGTGTGGGGCGGGTCTTAGCCACAGGGGCGGGTCTTTCCAGAGGGGGGCGGAGCTTCTCGGAAAGTGTGTTTGGGACCTCATCAGCTGCCGTAGGAGAGTGCCGGCCGCAGCGGCGCCACGTTCCCCGCGGCGGCGGCTGCAGACGAATCAGCTGTGCCTTCCCGGTGGCTCCTGGCGATCATGGCCTTTACCCTCTACTCTCTGCTGCAGGCTGCCCTGCTCTGCGTTAATGCCATCGCCGTGCTGCACGAGGAGCGCTTCCTCAAGAACAGTGAGTGGGTCCGCGGGGCCGGGTGGCGGAGGCAGAGCCCGGGGTGCGCGGACCCGAGTCGGGCCTCGTGAGGAGGCAGCTTGGGTCGAGACAGACGTGCGGCCGAGGGCTCGGCTCCGCCCTAGCTTGCGGGGAAAAGCCGAGCCACTTTCATCTCACCAGGGGTGAATTCAACGGCGGGGTAAGGACGGTTCAGCAGGCGCTCACTGTGTGCCGGGCCCTGGGAATGGGAGTGAGGGGCAGGCTGAGATGAGCAGGGACGCCCCTGCCTGCGGTTACTTCGGTTAGTAATTTAGTGTACTTCTCCGTGACCGCTTTTAATGGCCAAAAACCTGGGGTCGGAGTTTCGGTTAAAGAGGGAGGGGCGGGGCTCGTTGGGAGCATAGGTAACTGGGAGAATGAACTGATGGAGGGCCATGGGGGTCCCGGGCTTTGGGGATAAGAAGACAGGGAAAGTGTTGGGATTATCACGACATCCAGCCACCCACATTCCCAGAAAGTTTATTCATAGTTTTGGGTGCCCTAcgatgtgccaggaactgtgctagAATCTTACTAAGATGAAGACACGTTATGCCAACTGGGACCTTGCAATCCAGCAATCTCCATGCCACCTTGGGCAGGGCCACTCTTGCTGTTTGAGGCAAAATTGAGGCCGGATACTGCGTGATTTGCCACAGTGTACTAATTATATCTATGTCAACCACTGAAATGCAAGCCCATGGACAAGATTGAATTATTTATTCCTTGAAACGAGATTTATTGAGCCCAAATTATGTGCCAGGCGCATGTCATAAGAGCTGAGGTTACAGCTATTACCCTGCCTTCTAATAGAAGTTAATCTAAATAAAACTGAGCAAGTAAAAATATCAGATGCAGAAAGAGAAGTGCAGTGAAATTTTAACCTGTGAATCTGTGAAAGCTTCTTGGAGGGAGTGTGTCTGACCCCCAATCTGATAAGTGAGTACACCCTAACTAGGTGAAGTCAAGGGGTTGGGAGAAGTTGAAAAGGTGTGAAAACTCTGGGACAGGTGAAAACAGGGCCTTAAACAGGGCAGTGACGTGACCTGATTTGTGTTATTTGCAAGACCATTCTGGCTACAGTATGGAGAACAGGTTGGAAATTTAGAAGAGTAGATGTGAGCACCATTCCAACAGGGCAAGTAGAGATGGTGGGTATATTGCCAGTTGAGTGGGCACAGTGACAAGAAAATAACAACAACTACTACTTAACACTGTGCAGGGTCTGTATCacatgctttacatatattaacttgtGTAACCCTGACAACAACTttgatgtcctggattcgatttctggtcagggcacacagaagaagtgcccatctgctctccaaTCCTCCCCCTCCATCcacccttttcctctcctgcagccatggctagattgtttcgagtgcatcagccccaggcactgaggatggttttgtggagccttcacctcaggtgctaaaaatagctcagtgagagcatggccccagatgttcagagcattggacccagacggggttgccgggtggattccggttggggcacatgtgaaagtctgtctatctcccctccttgcacttagaaaaggaggaggaggattacaacagccaacacaacaatagccatctgatgtgaatgaatcaaaattatacctatttttttgtcagattgacaaaaataaatattttttggtgtgctgcagaattttagtaattagtttatgtgtgccatgagatgagaaagaTTGAAAACCGTTACtcaattgtatacttgaaagttgctagaatagatcttaaatgttctcaccataacaaaaaaaaaatgataattatgtaaCCAAAAACACATCCTGGCATCCCCTTCCAGCtatcttttcttcatttcctccaACTCAGTGATAACGTTGGATAATCTTGCTGTCTCTGTTCTGTCACTTTCTACTTACGTTTCAACCCATTCCAATACGGATTTTACCCACTGCTGTAATTGCTCTTGTAAAATCACCAATGACCTTCCTACCATGAACCCTCAGGACACTTTCAGTCCTTCTCTTACTTAGCTTCTCAGTACCTCCCACTGTTGTACTACCTCTTCTTCAAACACTCCTTGCCTTCTGTGAAACGCCAGTTTAGATGTTCCCATTTCTCCGTTTTGCTCAGTCATCAGTTTCTCCTGCCATCTCTTCCATCTGTACCTAAACATTAAGTACTGAAGAAATTTAAGGACAGTAAGGCCACCAATTCACTTTGTACTCTTTCCATGAGCAATTTCATCTGGCTTCATTTATCATCTGCAGTTGATAAACTCAAAGTTCAATCTCCACTCTGGCTCTTGCTTTGTTTTATGGATTTAAGTCCAACTGACTACTCCCTATCTCCACTTGCATATCTCACAGACATAATCTCAAACACGACATGTCCAAAACTTACTCACTTTACCTTCTTATCTGTCACCACCAGCCAATTTTTCTCCAGTACTCCCTAACTCAGAAAAGGCACTACCCCTCAGCCAGTTGGTTAAGCCAGAAAACCAAGGGAGAGCtttgattttttcctttctgCCTCATTTCCAACATCCGAACAgttaattttgccttttctacCTTTAAAATATCTCCTGACTTTAAGTTTCCTAGGGCTATAATAACAAAGCACCACACATTGCGTGGCTCAACACaaaggtgtgtggaagtcctgggtttgattcccagtcagggcacacaggagaagtgaccatttgcttcttcacccctttcactttccctcctctctctctctctctctctctctctctctctctctatatatatatatatatatatatatatatatatatatatatatatactgctcacaaaaattaggggatatttcaaaatgaatatgaagcaataaagaagcatttgattttatttattaaacaagaacatcagaaaagcaaacaagtcaaagaaagttgctcGATTaggcaaatgagatgcaaaaccaactttttgttcattggtgaaaatgcactatacaaaaggctgaaagtactggagtatctgcatgttccctgatcttgaaagtgcattttgaaatatctctaatttttgtgagcagaagatatatgtatatcttttcctcccgcagccatggccaGTGCGAGcacagttggccctgggtgctgaggatggctccatgacctcacttgaggtgctaaaatagctcagttgctgcataaggagcagtggccccaaatgagcagagcattgccccctagggggcttggcAAGTAgctcccggttggggcacatgtcgGATtctatctctctaccttcccacctttcaataaaaaaagaaagaaatctgattAGATCTATAACATGTGAAGAAATTGAGTTAGTAATTTGAAAACTTTcaacaaagcaatgcccagaCTCCAATGCTGGACTCTACCAAACAGTTAAAGGCTTAATACCAATTCTTcataaactcttccaaaaaataggaGGTAGCACTTacacaagaaaagaaactacAGACTAGTATCTCTTATGAGTATAGCTACAACACAGAACTCTGAaccattgtatactttaaatatgtgaaCTGTGTGGTAGGTGAAATGCGTCTCAGtaatgctgttttttaaaaagcatacattaaaaaaaaaatcaaacaagtatttattatatCCAGTACTAATTATGAGAGATACAATAGAAACATGAAACTGCATTAAATAGCTGGGACTGCCAAAACAAAATATCATTAAGCAAAGTGAATCTTGTTTCTTGATAATTGGTTCCTTCATGTATAGAGACTTGTTCTGTCTTCAAGCTTAAGAGTTAACATGTCAGGAATTAATTAAgtcatttgagatttttaaagaatgtagTCATATGAGATATGACAGGTGGACCTGAAATGAGGACAAGAGAAGGACATACTGTAGAAATGAGGACATGTAAGTCTTTAGAAAGACTGTGAGAATATAAAAGAACTAGcaataaaggtaaataaataatggtTTATAAGGAAAATGATGTAGAAGAAAGTCAAAGACTTATGTATAGAAAATAAGTGAGAGAGTGGGCTAAATTGCTCACCTCAAAATTGAGAAATGAAGACAAATGATCaaggggaaaaataatatatgacTGAAGGCATGATAGCACATGCTCTGAAGGCCTGACCAAGCTATGACCAGGGATAGGTTAAAATTTCCCCCATGTAATGTAGATAATGAATCTGTTACAGTGTGTTTACATTGATATTTATAGcagtttttacaaattctaaactGAGCTTATTAATTATTCAATTGACACTGCTTTTTCAGTTctgacttgaaaaatatttttagtgtaaaaaagtaaaaacaaccaTGAGAGTGTTATAGAGGTCATCTTTACTGAATTAAATGCCATGGAATAATTTATTAGATAGTAGTTTACCAAACCAAAGTGGAAATGAAATGAGTTTTTGTTACTCATCAAAGTagaatatatactgtatttatttCACTAGGTAGTGTTTTTACTTTTAAGTCGTATGACTTTATAGtttctgtctttaaaaacaaaggctGAAGATAATCTTTTAGAAAATGACTAATGAGGGAACAAGGTGAGTGCATAATAAATTTTAACACAGctaatcatttttatattatacagTTGGCTGGGGAACAGACCAGGGAATTGGCGGATTCGGAGAGGAGCCAGGAATTAAATCTCAGCTAATGAACCTTATTCGATCTGTAAGAACTGTAATGAGAGGTAAGAAGAAAAACTAGTGGAACACTCTTAAGTAGTTTGAATTTTGTGGTTTAAGTATCAAAGCTTCTGAGCATGAATACTATCATATATCATCTTTGTAGTGggaaattttttctctttaacctGGCTTTATTGCTTAAAAGTTACTAGTTTCTTTCTTAGTTTGCCCCTTATTTCTAAGCCAGTTGGTGCAAATGGAATGCTCAGTAGTATAATCTGTATGTTACCTCTCAGAATTCAAACACAATGATATACTTGTTTTGGGGAAATTCTGCTGCTTCCAAGTAGTAAAGTCATCTAGAGTTCTGCAAGGctttcaagagaaaaataaaggtccCTTTTCTGCTATTCTATTAGAAAATATGGTATTGTAGAGCAACTCAATAAAAAAGAGCTCAAAACCTTATAATGAAAACCATTCAAACtagggtctcttttttttttaagctgcttTAATCACAACTTTGAATGATAAGTTGATTCTTAATTTAGTGATGAAGCTATGGAGTCTTATTTGCACTGTATTTCTAATGTTGAGTGTCACTGGTAGCCGTATGTATCTATTTTGTCCTGGGTCCAGTATGCTTCTGTGTTCCAAGAGCTACACTGGCACTGTCCACAGATCTTTCTGTATTAATCTACTTGTATCAATGGGACCCTTATCCTCAGTCACGTAAGccctttttaaattaacttttggggccctggccggttggctcagcagtaaagcgtcggcctggtgtgcaggggacccgggttcgattcccggccagggcacataggagaagcgcccatctgcttctccaaccccccccttcctctctgtctctctcttcccctcccgcagccaaggctccattggagcaaagatggcccgggcactggggatggctccttggcctctgccccaggcgctagagtggctctggttgcggcagagcgatgccccggaggggcagaacatcgcccctggtgggcgtgccgggtggatcccggtcgggcacatgcgggagtctgtctgactgtctctcctcgtttccagcttcagaaaaatacaaaaaaaaaaaattaacttttggaTTTTATGATCTAGTACGTGTTGGAATGTTCCTGTTATAAGTATTTGCAACTTGATTATGATGACATATTCTTAAGGTATTTCTGTCCTTCCTGGATGCTAGTAACTATGACTTAGTTTTTTTCTACTTAATCAACTTTTTGTTGTAAAAAGTTTTTAacaaacttttttcttctttttttgcagtgCCATTGATAATAGTAAACTCAGTTGCAATTGTATTACTTCTACTATTTGGGTGAAGATCAGTGAGGGAAGTGGAGACTCAGAAGAAGAGATGCCAGCAGAAGTTAGTACTTTGGTCTTTATTGGAATATACATATCTTGGCTGGCTGTCCTTGGACTTGACAAAAATGTAAACCTGATAATAAAACCAGAGTCCctatttatatgattttttacAATGTTGTACTTGTAGTTTCATTACAAAAAGATCAGATCATCATAGTTGGTAACTACCCAGGACTGGAATACATTTGATTGCTGACTGTTAATAAAATTCATGCTATGTAAAGATTGTTCAAAGGGTATAGGACTGTCACTTCTCtgtttttagaactttttctctcacttctcagggataaattttttttaacttttgaagtTCTTTGTGATTTAGCTATGATGCTCGAAGAGTGATTATCTTCTTAGATAAAAGTTAAAGgattttaaagtaattactgcatataaaatgataaatatgtaaTTGGGATGATTTCACTTTGCGCTCTTTGGCTAAATATTTTGTCTAGATTGTCTTGGCtatgaaaaattcaaatttaCAGTAACCAGCAAGGAGCAATACAGTCTGACTTCAGGGAGAATTATAATTTTGTACGTCAGTCACATGgtaattgtgtttttgttttaaattcttttcatgAATTTCTTACTTTAATAATTGGCCTGAATGACGAGACCAGATTGgtatctacatatttttgttggtAGAAAAATCTGAGTAGAAATCTATGCCCTAATGATGACTTACTTTTTGAAATCGGCATATTAGCCTGCAAGAACAATCCTAAACAGTCACAATTATAAACTATACTATGTAAAAAGACTTATGTATGTGAGACTTTATTGTGAAGGATTTATGTGTCCCAAAATTACCACGTTTCCTATTCTTGGAGCCCTATATTAAGGGGTGTCATCTTTAACTCTTCTTTCCATCAGTCACTAGGGCATTCATGCTGGATAagtggttttgttttggttttatgtCTTAGACCATCCTATATTTTATTCATCCCATAATAAAGTTTTTTGCAGAAATATTAAAACTATGTAAATGGTTTTTCTGGAAATTATcagttataatattttaaaggggGTGAAATGGCATCTTTGTTTATAGGACAACATctgtaaataaaagttaaatttccaagtcaagcctgacctgtggtggcacagtggataaagcatcgacctggaaatgctgaggtcgccggttcgaaaccctgggcttgcctggtcaaggcacatatgggagttgatgcttcctgctcctccccccttctctctctctctctctctgtcctctctctctctctccctctctctctcctttctaaaaaatgaataaataaaataaaaataataataaaaagtttaaaaaaaaaatttccaagtcAAGCATTGTTTTAGTACTttagtgcagtgattttcaactttttttttttatggca
Coding sequences within it:
- the IER3IP1 gene encoding immediate early response 3-interacting protein 1, which codes for MAFTLYSLLQAALLCVNAIAVLHEERFLKNIGWGTDQGIGGFGEEPGIKSQLMNLIRSVRTVMRVPLIIVNSVAIVLLLLFG